Proteins co-encoded in one Acidimicrobiales bacterium genomic window:
- the murB gene encoding UDP-N-acetylmuramate dehydrogenase, with translation MSHPWCGRPHLCARRAAGRRRVVGGDADRRSALEKAATVLGARGVRDRPVGPLTTYRVGGRAALALEIESSDDLRLARDAVVVSGIPALVVGKGSNLLVADAGFRGLVVTLGEAFSTIEMEGSRVRAGAGVGLPVLARRSARAGLTGLEWAVGVPGSVGGAVRMNAGGHGSETSERLERVCFADLYRGEVEVAGVDRLDYSYRRSSVAPHHVVLWADFAVSAGDAAASEAEIAEIVRWRRQHQPGGQNAGSVFTNPPGDSAGRLIEVAGLKGHRIGSASVSTKHANFFQADPGGSADDVRALVEEVRHVVADRLGVQLEAELRLVGFEPSTSTST, from the coding sequence GTGTCTCACCCTTGGTGCGGGCGACCTCACCTCTGTGCCCGACGAGCTGCTGGTCGACGCCGGGTGGTAGGCGGCGACGCCGACCGACGTAGCGCCCTCGAGAAGGCCGCCACAGTCCTCGGGGCTCGAGGAGTCCGGGATCGCCCCGTTGGTCCATTGACCACCTACCGGGTGGGAGGACGGGCCGCACTGGCGCTCGAGATCGAGAGCTCGGACGATCTGCGCTTGGCACGCGACGCGGTCGTTGTCAGCGGGATACCAGCGCTGGTCGTGGGCAAGGGCTCCAACCTCCTGGTTGCCGACGCAGGGTTTCGCGGGCTGGTGGTCACCTTGGGCGAGGCGTTCTCGACGATCGAGATGGAGGGGAGCCGGGTCCGGGCCGGAGCCGGGGTCGGCCTGCCGGTGCTGGCCCGGAGATCGGCTCGGGCCGGACTGACCGGCCTCGAATGGGCCGTGGGCGTCCCCGGATCGGTCGGGGGAGCGGTCCGTATGAACGCCGGCGGACACGGCTCGGAGACGAGCGAGCGCCTCGAGCGTGTCTGCTTCGCCGATCTGTACAGGGGGGAGGTCGAAGTCGCGGGGGTCGATCGGCTCGACTACTCGTACCGCCGCTCCAGCGTGGCCCCCCATCACGTGGTCCTGTGGGCCGACTTCGCCGTCTCGGCTGGTGACGCGGCGGCATCGGAAGCCGAGATCGCCGAGATCGTCCGTTGGAGGCGACAGCACCAGCCGGGCGGTCAGAACGCCGGCTCGGTGTTCACCAATCCCCCTGGCGACTCCGCCGGTCGCCTCATCGAGGTTGCCGGGCTCAAGGGTCATCGCATCGGCTCGGCATCGGTGTCGACCAAGCACGCCAACTTCTTCCAAGCCGATCCCGGCGGCTCGGCCGACGACGTGCGGGCCCTGGTGGAGGAGGTTCGTCACGTCGTGGCCGACCGCCTCGGCGTGCAGCTGGAGGCCGAGCTCAGGTTGGTCGGCTTCGAACCCTCAACCTCAACTTCAACTTGA
- the murC gene encoding UDP-N-acetylmuramate--L-alanine ligase → MTDGVPFDLHAPRRIHLVGIGGAGMSAIATVLSAMGHTVTGSDLRASLTLERLGAGGAHVSVGHRAENLGSPDVVAVSSAVPSSNPEVVAARERGIPVLSRAQILAAVVETKRTVAVAGTHGKTTCCSMLALVLVEAGLRPSFIVGGELNEIGTGAVWDEGEWLAVEADESDGTFLEITPEVALVTNVEPDHIEHYGSFEALVGAFETFLTEAPGPRVVCADDPVAARLGAQVGAVSYGTAPTATYRMVDIEHRRSRTSFSLDHEGQRLGRLELPVPGLHNATNAAGAVVTGLVMGAEMVAAQRALARFTGVARRFQFRGERGGVSFVDDYAHLPGEVVATLAAARSGGWRRIVCVFQPHRYSRTATLWRDFADAFHGADVLVVTDVYPAGERPRPGVSGLLVVQAVRDAHPAQEVVYVPSRAALLTELRRILEPGDLCLTLGAGDLTSVPDELLVDAGW, encoded by the coding sequence GTGACCGACGGCGTGCCGTTCGATCTGCACGCGCCGCGGCGCATCCACCTGGTCGGGATCGGCGGGGCCGGCATGAGCGCCATCGCCACCGTCCTGTCGGCGATGGGCCATACCGTGACCGGCAGCGACCTCAGGGCGTCGCTCACCCTCGAGCGTCTCGGCGCCGGCGGGGCCCACGTGTCGGTCGGTCACCGGGCCGAGAACCTGGGAAGCCCCGACGTCGTCGCCGTCTCGAGCGCCGTGCCGAGCTCGAACCCGGAGGTGGTCGCAGCCCGTGAGCGCGGCATACCCGTGCTGAGCCGGGCCCAGATCCTGGCCGCCGTCGTCGAGACCAAGCGCACGGTCGCGGTGGCGGGGACACACGGCAAGACGACCTGCTGCTCGATGCTCGCGTTGGTGCTGGTCGAGGCCGGGCTGCGGCCGTCGTTCATCGTCGGTGGCGAGCTCAACGAGATCGGCACCGGGGCCGTGTGGGACGAGGGTGAGTGGCTTGCTGTCGAAGCCGACGAGAGCGACGGCACGTTCCTGGAGATCACACCCGAGGTGGCCCTCGTCACCAACGTCGAGCCCGATCACATCGAGCACTACGGGTCGTTCGAGGCCCTGGTGGGGGCCTTCGAGACCTTCCTGACCGAGGCGCCCGGGCCGAGGGTCGTCTGCGCCGACGACCCGGTCGCGGCCCGGCTCGGCGCCCAGGTGGGAGCGGTGAGCTATGGCACGGCGCCGACGGCGACCTATCGAATGGTCGACATCGAGCACCGCCGTAGCAGGACCAGCTTCTCCCTGGACCACGAGGGGCAGCGCCTGGGTCGGCTCGAGCTGCCGGTGCCGGGGCTGCACAACGCCACCAACGCGGCCGGGGCGGTGGTGACCGGCCTCGTCATGGGCGCGGAGATGGTCGCCGCGCAACGGGCGCTGGCTCGCTTTACCGGCGTCGCCCGCCGTTTTCAGTTCCGGGGTGAGCGGGGTGGGGTCAGTTTCGTCGACGACTACGCCCACCTACCCGGTGAGGTGGTGGCGACGCTGGCGGCGGCGCGCAGTGGTGGGTGGCGGCGGATCGTGTGCGTGTTCCAGCCCCACCGGTACTCCCGCACGGCGACCCTGTGGCGCGACTTCGCTGACGCTTTTCACGGAGCCGACGTCCTGGTCGTCACCGACGTCTACCCGGCCGGAGAGCGGCCGCGACCCGGCGTGTCAGGTCTGCTCGTCGTGCAGGCCGTGCGGGACGCTCACCCCGCTCAGGAGGTCGTCTACGTGCCGAGTCGGGCCGCCCTGCTCACCGAGCTGCGCCGGATCCTCGAGCCCGGCGATCTGTGTCTCACCCTTGGTGCGGGCGACCTCACCTCTGTGCCCGACGAGCTGCTGGTCGACGCCGGGTGGTAG
- the murG gene encoding undecaprenyldiphospho-muramoylpentapeptide beta-N-acetylglucosaminyltransferase, producing the protein MATDPSPPPVGDVATPTFAVIAGGGTAGHVLPALAVGRALVERGHPAGSIHYVGSRRGIEARLVPAAGFEVTLLPGRGIQRRLSRANLEAVPGLAAAVARSLGLVARRRPAVVLSVGGYAGLPSALAAVALRIPLIVAEANAVPGAANRLAGRFAAASAVAFEGTSLPRAVVTGNPVRPEVLAVDRSSAGRQAARTELGLPADRLVVAVFGGSLGALRINESTLHLAGSWAAREDVTVYHIVGNRDWPELSARAAALALDPALYRPVPYEDRMPTLYAAADLAVCRAGATSVAELTVVGLPAILVPLPGAPGDHQTANARWVAEAGAAVSLADDDCTAIRLAAEIDGLLTDRDRLAAMSRRARQVGRPRAAEEVATLVEEHARPVAKDGRR; encoded by the coding sequence GTGGCCACCGACCCTTCCCCTCCGCCCGTCGGGGACGTCGCCACCCCGACCTTCGCCGTGATAGCGGGCGGCGGGACTGCGGGGCATGTCCTACCTGCCCTGGCAGTCGGCCGGGCCCTGGTCGAACGCGGCCACCCGGCGGGATCGATCCACTACGTCGGATCTCGACGCGGCATCGAAGCTCGTCTCGTCCCCGCGGCCGGGTTCGAGGTCACCCTGCTGCCGGGCCGCGGCATCCAGCGCCGTCTCAGCCGCGCCAACCTGGAAGCCGTTCCCGGCCTCGCCGCGGCCGTTGCCCGATCCCTCGGCCTGGTGGCCAGACGCCGCCCTGCCGTCGTGCTCTCGGTCGGCGGCTACGCCGGCCTGCCGTCGGCCCTGGCTGCAGTAGCGCTGCGAATCCCACTCATCGTGGCCGAGGCGAACGCCGTGCCAGGCGCCGCCAACCGCCTGGCGGGCAGGTTCGCGGCCGCCTCCGCCGTGGCCTTCGAGGGCACGTCGTTGCCGCGAGCCGTGGTGACCGGCAACCCGGTGCGGCCCGAGGTGCTCGCCGTCGACCGCTCGTCGGCGGGACGTCAGGCCGCCCGGACCGAGCTGGGCCTGCCGGCCGACCGCCTGGTGGTCGCCGTGTTCGGCGGTTCGCTGGGCGCGCTGCGGATCAACGAGTCCACCTTGCACCTGGCGGGGTCGTGGGCCGCCCGCGAGGACGTGACCGTGTACCACATCGTGGGAAATCGCGACTGGCCGGAGCTGTCGGCGAGGGCGGCGGCGCTGGCGCTCGACCCGGCGCTCTATCGGCCGGTGCCGTACGAGGACCGCATGCCCACGCTGTACGCCGCCGCCGACCTTGCCGTCTGCCGGGCGGGGGCCACGTCGGTGGCCGAGCTGACCGTGGTTGGGCTGCCCGCGATCCTGGTGCCCCTGCCCGGCGCTCCCGGTGATCACCAGACGGCCAACGCCCGGTGGGTGGCCGAGGCGGGAGCCGCCGTGAGCCTGGCCGACGACGACTGCACCGCGATCCGGTTGGCGGCCGAGATCGACGGGCTCCTGACCGATCGGGATCGCTTGGCGGCGATGAGCCGGCGGGCGCGACAGGTGGGACGTCCCCGCGCGGCCGAGGAGGTCGCCACCCTCGTCGAGGAGCACGCCCGGCCCGTCGCAAAAGACGGCCGTCGGTGA
- the ftsW gene encoding putative lipid II flippase FtsW, producing MSTPTRSLARPGGRPVGTAGPGGRPEGTAGVPHSSEARMRRSGTFVGLVAIVSVLTVMGLVMVLSSSSVQAIRQYGSPWVYFERQVLWVAVGTAVLVVCARVDYRFWRRFSGPLVGLALVLLVLVLVPGVGVLVDGSSRWVGTGSFRIQPSELMKLALVLFGADLLARRAGRTRQWAMAVRPLILVFFVAGLLVMKQPDMGTTLVLASIAFGLLFAAGTRVRTLAALFTASAAGAFLLSIAEPYRRARLLSFLDPWAHRSDQGYQVVQSLVGLGSGHLWGVGLGASRAKWGFLPNAHTDFIFAIIGEELGLIGSLLVVGLFGALAFLGIRTAARAPDRFGRFLAIGITCWIVSQAFINIGAVIGILPVTGLPLPFVSFGGSSLVIVMAATGLLLSVAARERPLSNGVDRPGAPPMRVVK from the coding sequence GTGAGCACGCCCACGCGGAGCCTGGCTCGCCCGGGAGGCCGGCCGGTAGGCACCGCCGGCCCGGGAGGCCGGCCCGAAGGCACCGCCGGCGTGCCGCACTCGAGCGAGGCTCGGATGAGGCGCTCGGGGACGTTCGTCGGCCTGGTGGCCATTGTCAGCGTGCTCACCGTCATGGGCCTGGTGATGGTGCTGTCGTCATCGTCGGTGCAGGCGATACGCCAGTACGGGTCGCCTTGGGTCTACTTCGAGCGCCAGGTCCTGTGGGTAGCCGTGGGTACCGCGGTGCTGGTGGTGTGCGCCAGGGTCGACTACCGCTTCTGGAGGCGGTTCAGCGGGCCCCTGGTCGGCCTGGCCCTCGTGCTGCTCGTCCTGGTCCTGGTGCCGGGAGTGGGGGTGCTCGTCGACGGGTCGAGCCGCTGGGTCGGGACAGGCTCGTTCCGGATCCAACCGTCGGAGCTCATGAAGCTGGCCCTGGTGCTGTTCGGAGCCGATCTGCTCGCTCGTCGCGCCGGGCGGACCCGGCAGTGGGCGATGGCCGTCCGTCCCCTGATTCTCGTGTTCTTCGTCGCCGGTCTGCTCGTGATGAAACAGCCCGACATGGGGACCACGTTGGTGCTGGCGAGCATCGCCTTCGGCCTGCTGTTCGCCGCCGGCACACGGGTCCGAACGCTCGCGGCCCTGTTCACGGCCAGCGCGGCCGGCGCGTTCCTCCTGAGCATCGCCGAGCCCTACCGGCGCGCCCGCCTCCTGTCGTTCCTCGACCCGTGGGCGCACCGGTCCGACCAGGGCTACCAGGTCGTGCAGTCGCTCGTGGGCCTGGGCTCGGGCCACCTCTGGGGCGTGGGACTGGGCGCCAGCCGGGCCAAGTGGGGATTTCTTCCCAATGCGCACACCGACTTCATCTTCGCCATCATCGGCGAGGAGCTCGGCCTCATCGGGAGCCTCCTCGTGGTCGGCCTCTTCGGGGCGCTGGCCTTTCTGGGGATCCGTACCGCGGCCCGGGCACCAGACCGCTTCGGTCGCTTCCTCGCCATCGGCATCACGTGTTGGATCGTGAGCCAGGCGTTCATCAATATCGGTGCCGTGATCGGGATACTGCCGGTGACCGGCCTGCCGTTGCCGTTCGTCTCCTTCGGCGGCTCGTCGCTGGTGATCGTCATGGCCGCGACCGGCCTGCTGTTGAGCGTGGCGGCTCGAGAGCGCCCCCTTTCGAATGGCGTGGATCGCCCGGGTGCCCCGCCGATGCGCGTCGTCAAGTGA
- the murD gene encoding UDP-N-acetylmuramoyl-L-alanine--D-glutamate ligase: MTDPGGSPDPEPRPGVLVVGLAVTGEAVARRLTRDGTRVVAVDDHPDEAVRKRAASLDIALVEAPSAETITELAADAALVVVSPGVPADHPVFGLGDRAHVVSEVELAAGWARAPLVAVTGTNGKTTVTTLVSRMLVESGVRAVTAGNIGVPLAEAVDGDAEVLVVEVSSFQLAFTERFRPRVAVWLNVAENHLDWHPSVAHYVQSKSRVWANQRDGDVAVANAEDPAVMAAAASAPVPVITFGRAEGSYRIEGGDLVSPTGERIVGTEELPRSFPHDLVNGLAACAGALAAGATLDGCRAALRTFAGLPHRLQLVGESGGVRYLDDSKATTPAAVLAALSGLDSVVLIAGGRNKGLRLDSLRDGAERVRAVVAIGEAVPEVEAAFAGASPVLKATSMDEAVRLASELARPGDSVLLSPGCASFDWYRSYGQRGDDFARAVRIHAGDAG, translated from the coding sequence ATGACGGATCCAGGGGGGTCACCGGACCCCGAGCCCCGCCCCGGTGTGCTGGTGGTGGGACTCGCCGTCACCGGCGAGGCCGTGGCCAGGCGGCTGACGAGAGACGGCACGCGCGTGGTCGCGGTCGACGATCATCCCGACGAGGCCGTGCGCAAGCGGGCCGCCAGCCTCGACATCGCGCTCGTCGAGGCGCCGTCGGCGGAGACGATCACCGAGCTGGCCGCAGATGCCGCGCTGGTGGTCGTGAGCCCCGGTGTCCCCGCCGATCATCCGGTGTTCGGTCTCGGTGACCGAGCCCACGTGGTGAGCGAAGTGGAGCTGGCGGCCGGCTGGGCGCGAGCTCCGTTGGTCGCGGTGACGGGGACCAACGGCAAGACGACGGTGACCACGTTGGTGAGCCGCATGCTCGTCGAGTCGGGGGTGCGGGCGGTGACGGCGGGCAACATCGGCGTCCCCCTCGCCGAGGCGGTGGACGGTGACGCCGAGGTGCTCGTGGTCGAGGTGTCGTCGTTCCAGCTCGCCTTCACGGAGCGGTTTCGTCCGAGGGTGGCGGTGTGGCTCAACGTGGCCGAGAACCACCTCGATTGGCACCCGTCCGTCGCTCACTACGTCCAGTCCAAGTCCCGGGTCTGGGCCAACCAGCGGGATGGCGACGTCGCCGTGGCCAACGCCGAGGACCCGGCGGTGATGGCTGCCGCTGCGTCCGCGCCGGTTCCGGTGATCACGTTCGGCAGGGCCGAGGGGAGCTACCGCATCGAAGGCGGAGACCTCGTCTCACCGACCGGCGAGCGCATCGTCGGGACCGAGGAGCTGCCGAGGTCCTTCCCGCACGATCTGGTCAACGGCCTCGCCGCATGCGCCGGGGCACTGGCGGCGGGCGCAACCCTCGACGGGTGCCGGGCTGCGCTGCGCACCTTCGCGGGCCTCCCCCACCGGCTCCAGCTGGTGGGGGAGTCTGGAGGGGTGCGCTATCTCGACGATTCCAAGGCCACGACCCCGGCCGCCGTCCTCGCCGCCCTGTCGGGGCTCGACTCGGTGGTGCTGATCGCCGGTGGACGGAACAAGGGGCTGCGGCTGGACTCGCTGCGCGACGGCGCCGAACGGGTGCGCGCCGTCGTCGCCATCGGCGAGGCGGTTCCCGAGGTCGAGGCGGCCTTCGCGGGAGCGTCGCCGGTCCTGAAGGCGACGTCGATGGACGAAGCGGTGCGTCTCGCCAGCGAGCTCGCCCGCCCGGGAGATTCGGTGCTGCTCTCGCCCGGCTGCGCCTCGTTCGACTGGTACCGGTCCTACGGCCAGCGCGGTGACGATTTCGCCCGGGCGGTGCGGATCCACGCTGGAGACGCCGGGTGA
- the mraY gene encoding phospho-N-acetylmuramoyl-pentapeptide-transferase — MISLLVAGATALLVAGLGTPLLIRSLARRGIGQQIRDDGPLGHVTKAGTPTMGGIAIVVAVFAGYVVGHARIGTVFSVSGLVVMLALGGGAAVGLADDWIKVSRHRSLGLNKRTKIVAQLAVAVAFAVVALRWSGVSTNLSFTRSSSPGLALGSVGWAVLAVLLLIGSANAVNLTDGLDGLAAGSAVFAFATLAVIGYWQFRHTFIYHVPQGLDLALAAMALTGACAGFLWWNAAPARIFMGDTGSLAIGAGLAGLCLQMNLVLLLPVIAGLFVIVTLSVIIQVASYRLFHRRVFRMAPLHHHFELLGWPETTVIVRFWILAGVCTALALGLFYADFLSLGLVS; from the coding sequence GTGATCTCGCTCCTGGTGGCCGGGGCCACCGCCCTGCTCGTCGCCGGTCTCGGGACCCCGCTGTTGATCCGCTCGCTGGCCCGCAGGGGCATCGGCCAGCAGATCCGCGACGACGGTCCCCTCGGCCACGTCACAAAGGCGGGGACCCCGACCATGGGGGGTATCGCCATCGTCGTGGCCGTGTTCGCCGGCTACGTCGTGGGCCATGCCCGCATCGGGACCGTCTTCTCGGTGTCGGGGTTGGTGGTGATGCTGGCCCTCGGGGGAGGGGCTGCGGTCGGCCTGGCCGACGACTGGATCAAGGTGAGCCGCCACCGCAGCCTCGGGCTCAACAAACGGACCAAGATCGTCGCGCAACTCGCCGTGGCCGTGGCCTTCGCCGTGGTCGCCCTCCGCTGGAGCGGCGTCAGCACCAACCTCTCGTTCACCCGGTCGAGCTCTCCGGGGCTCGCCCTCGGAAGCGTCGGCTGGGCCGTGCTGGCCGTGCTGCTGCTGATCGGGTCGGCCAACGCCGTCAACCTCACCGATGGTCTGGACGGGCTGGCCGCCGGCTCGGCGGTCTTTGCGTTCGCGACGCTTGCCGTGATCGGTTACTGGCAGTTCCGCCATACGTTCATCTATCACGTGCCCCAGGGCCTCGACCTGGCCCTGGCGGCGATGGCGTTGACCGGAGCATGTGCCGGCTTCTTATGGTGGAACGCGGCGCCGGCGCGCATCTTCATGGGAGACACCGGGTCGCTGGCCATCGGAGCCGGCCTGGCCGGCTTGTGCCTGCAGATGAACCTGGTGCTGCTCCTTCCGGTGATCGCGGGCCTGTTTGTGATCGTGACGCTGTCGGTGATCATCCAGGTGGCGAGCTACCGGTTGTTCCACCGCCGCGTCTTCCGCATGGCACCGCTGCACCACCACTTCGAGCTGTTGGGCTGGCCCGAGACGACGGTCATAGTGCGGTTCTGGATCCTCGCCGGGGTGTGCACGGCGCTGGCCCTGGGGCTCTTCTATGCCGACTTCCTGTCGCTCGGGTTGGTCAGCTGA
- a CDS encoding UDP-N-acetylmuramoyl-L-alanyl-D-glutamate--2,6-diaminopimelate ligase produces the protein MRLDRLLGQVDVLETRGDPARVDVRAIAFNAAEVVPGALYCCIPGNRFDGHDFAPDAVAAGASALLCERLLPLDVVQIRVGQGQARAAMAQVAAAYHGHPAESLRVVGVTGTNGKTTVTHLLSAIFEANGWPTAVMGTLDGGLTTPDAPSVQRSLASYRDSGHAAVAMEVSSHALIQRRVDAIRFVVSIFTNLSQDHLDYHRTMDAYFSAKSLLFTPARTDTGVVNADDPWGRRLLESAPIELRSFSLDDAAGLELGPARSSFRWEGSAVTLNLSGRFNVANALAAAAAARQLGIDPGVVGEGLSALRGVPGRFEMVEAGQSFRAVVDYAHTPSALEEVLTAARHAAEPDGRVVVVFGCGGDRDRLKRPEMGRIATNLADLAVLTSDNPRSEDPMAIIGEVRSGVDRADRLAVESDRAAAIAIAVSSARPGDVVVVAGKGHETGQRIGGRTLDFDDRVVTRSAIEDRAGARR, from the coding sequence GTGCGACTCGATCGACTGCTCGGGCAGGTCGACGTGCTGGAGACCCGAGGGGACCCAGCTCGCGTCGACGTGCGCGCCATCGCCTTCAACGCGGCCGAGGTGGTTCCCGGGGCGCTGTACTGCTGCATCCCGGGCAACCGATTCGACGGCCACGACTTCGCGCCCGACGCCGTGGCGGCGGGCGCGTCAGCGCTGCTGTGTGAGCGTCTTCTCCCACTCGACGTCGTGCAGATCCGTGTGGGCCAGGGGCAGGCGCGGGCGGCGATGGCCCAGGTGGCGGCGGCCTACCACGGCCACCCTGCGGAGAGCCTCCGCGTCGTCGGTGTCACCGGCACCAACGGCAAGACCACGGTCACCCATCTCCTCAGCGCGATCTTCGAGGCGAACGGTTGGCCGACCGCGGTGATGGGAACACTCGACGGTGGGCTCACGACTCCCGACGCGCCGTCGGTGCAACGTAGCCTCGCGTCCTACCGGGACTCGGGGCACGCGGCCGTGGCCATGGAGGTCTCCTCTCACGCCTTGATCCAGCGTCGTGTCGATGCCATCCGCTTCGTCGTGTCCATCTTCACAAACCTGAGTCAGGACCACCTCGACTACCACCGCACCATGGACGCGTACTTCTCGGCCAAATCGCTGCTGTTCACACCAGCGCGCACCGACACGGGAGTCGTCAACGCTGACGACCCCTGGGGTCGACGCCTCCTCGAGTCGGCCCCCATCGAGCTCCGGTCCTTCTCCCTGGACGACGCCGCTGGCCTCGAGCTGGGACCTGCCCGAAGCTCCTTCCGCTGGGAGGGGAGCGCAGTAACCCTCAACCTCAGCGGGAGGTTCAACGTTGCCAACGCCCTGGCCGCCGCCGCTGCGGCCCGCCAGCTGGGCATCGATCCCGGCGTGGTGGGCGAGGGGCTATCGGCGCTGCGGGGCGTTCCCGGTCGTTTCGAGATGGTGGAGGCGGGGCAGTCCTTCAGGGCCGTGGTCGACTACGCCCATACCCCGAGTGCGCTCGAGGAGGTGCTGACGGCCGCCCGCCACGCCGCCGAGCCCGACGGGCGGGTGGTCGTGGTGTTCGGTTGCGGCGGCGATCGCGACCGACTCAAGCGGCCCGAGATGGGACGGATCGCCACCAACCTGGCGGACCTGGCCGTGCTCACGTCCGACAACCCTCGCAGCGAGGATCCCATGGCCATCATCGGCGAGGTCCGGTCCGGGGTCGACCGCGCCGATCGCCTGGCGGTCGAGTCGGACCGGGCCGCCGCCATCGCCATCGCCGTGTCGTCGGCCCGGCCCGGCGATGTGGTGGTGGTCGCCGGCAAGGGTCACGAGACCGGGCAGCGAATCGGCGGGCGCACGCTCGATTTCGACGACCGTGTCGTCACGAGGTCCGCCATCGAGGACAGGGCCGGGGCTCGGCGGTGA
- a CDS encoding penicillin-binding protein 2 — protein sequence MFLVMAVVVVAVVARLMYVQGLSAGRYAAVGQAQLLHTVTVPALRGSVVDRNGEPLAMSVLQTTIVADPHQVADPRAEAAALAPILGSDPTALQQKLSQNAGFVYLARAVDDNVASRVKALRLPGLTYLPEPKRFLPQGDLAGSVIGQVGTDGHGLGGVEYQKDGQLAGHPGTTVVERDPNGRQLPGGRVVQSAQPGQGEVLTIDRSLQFDAEQALSNEIVTSNARGGVAVLMDSRSGDILAMANMAAGANGAPPVQAPTNTALTNVYEPGSVTKVVTIGGALQNHVVTPDQRFSVPDSVRVAGSTFHDAESHPTQSMSVSDILAQSSNVGTIGIAQQLGKDQLASYLRDFGLGKRTGLGFPGESAGLLLDPAHESGTDAATVPIGQGEAVTAVQMLDAYNAVANGGSFVPPRLVRATIGSDGTQHAVAAQPPHRIISQGTARQLTTMLQQVVQSGTGTTAALSGYSVAGKTGTAQKPNVNGPGYQPGAYMATFVGFVPAQHPALTAIVVLDQPTPIFGGTVAAPVFAQIAQYELRRLGVPPAAPPAPPAAARPATPAPSPGGTSTPPTSPPTTLPGSSTTRHAQ from the coding sequence ATGTTCCTGGTGATGGCCGTCGTCGTCGTGGCCGTCGTGGCCCGCCTCATGTACGTCCAGGGCTTGTCGGCGGGTCGGTACGCGGCCGTGGGCCAGGCCCAGCTCCTGCACACCGTGACCGTGCCCGCGCTGCGGGGCTCGGTCGTCGACCGCAACGGCGAGCCGCTGGCGATGTCCGTCCTCCAGACGACCATCGTCGCCGATCCCCACCAGGTCGCCGACCCGAGAGCCGAGGCGGCGGCCCTGGCACCCATCCTCGGGTCGGACCCCACAGCTCTCCAGCAGAAGCTGAGCCAGAACGCGGGCTTCGTCTACCTGGCGCGAGCGGTCGATGACAACGTCGCCTCCCGGGTCAAGGCCCTGCGCCTCCCCGGGCTCACGTACCTCCCCGAGCCCAAGCGCTTCCTGCCCCAGGGTGACCTGGCCGGATCGGTGATCGGTCAGGTCGGGACCGACGGGCACGGCCTGGGCGGCGTCGAGTACCAGAAGGACGGGCAGCTGGCGGGCCACCCTGGCACCACCGTCGTCGAGCGGGACCCCAACGGCAGGCAGCTCCCCGGCGGGCGCGTCGTGCAGTCGGCCCAGCCTGGCCAGGGCGAGGTGCTGACGATCGACCGCTCGCTCCAGTTCGACGCCGAGCAGGCCCTCAGCAACGAGATCGTGACGTCCAACGCGCGGGGCGGGGTGGCCGTGCTCATGGACTCGCGAAGTGGTGACATCCTCGCCATGGCCAACATGGCGGCCGGCGCCAACGGCGCGCCCCCGGTGCAGGCGCCGACCAACACCGCGCTCACGAACGTCTACGAGCCGGGCTCGGTCACCAAGGTCGTCACGATCGGCGGGGCCCTCCAGAACCACGTCGTGACCCCGGACCAGCGCTTCTCGGTGCCCGACTCGGTGCGGGTGGCGGGCTCGACGTTCCACGACGCCGAGAGCCATCCGACACAGTCGATGTCGGTCTCGGACATCCTGGCGCAGTCGTCGAACGTGGGTACCATCGGCATCGCCCAGCAGCTGGGCAAGGACCAGCTCGCTTCGTACCTCCGGGACTTCGGCCTGGGCAAGCGGACGGGGCTCGGCTTTCCCGGTGAGTCGGCGGGCCTGCTGCTGGACCCCGCGCACGAGTCGGGTACCGACGCCGCGACCGTGCCGATCGGGCAGGGCGAGGCGGTCACGGCGGTGCAGATGCTCGATGCCTACAACGCGGTGGCCAACGGCGGGTCCTTCGTGCCGCCCCGCTTGGTCCGGGCGACCATCGGCTCGGACGGTACCCAACACGCGGTGGCGGCGCAGCCGCCGCACCGCATCATCTCCCAGGGCACGGCCCGGCAGCTGACGACGATGCTGCAACAGGTCGTGCAGTCCGGGACGGGGACGACGGCAGCCCTCAGCGGCTACTCGGTCGCCGGCAAGACCGGCACCGCACAGAAGCCCAACGTCAACGGGCCGGGCTATCAGCCCGGCGCCTACATGGCGACCTTCGTGGGCTTCGTACCCGCCCAGCACCCCGCCCTCACGGCCATCGTGGTGCTGGACCAGCCCACGCCGATCTTCGGCGGCACCGTGGCCGCCCCGGTCTTCGCCCAGATTGCCCAGTACGAGCTGCGCCGGCTCGGGGTCCCGCCAGCGGCTCCCCCGGCGCCTCCGGCGGCCGCACGGCCGGCCACCCCGGCGCCGTCACCGGGAGGCACCAGCACGCCCCCGACGAGCCCGCCCACTACGCTCCCTGGGTCAAGTACGACCAGACACGCGCAGTAG